The Sesamum indicum cultivar Zhongzhi No. 13 linkage group LG1, S_indicum_v1.0, whole genome shotgun sequence genome includes a window with the following:
- the LOC110012723 gene encoding subtilisin-like protease SBT1.2 — protein sequence MQQKAGFISARPEQIFPLHTTHSPNFLGLNQNLGFWNASNYGKGVIIGVLDTGILPDHPSFNDEGLLPPPAKWKGECQFSSRACNNKLIGARYFRSGSGSPLDEDGHGTHTASTAAGNFAGRANIFGNANGTAAGIAPHAHLAIYKVCTPQGCTESDIIAAMDAAIEDGVDVLSLSLGGPSLPFYIDNIALGAYRATEKGIFVSCSAGNNGPVNQSLSNEAPWILTVGASTIDRKISAIVVLGNNEELDGESAFQPKDFSPTKVFELALPGGSSSEFTTSFCSEDEFTADVRGKIVLCEIGGSVRRTAKGAAVKNAGGAAMILLNQEPQGYTTQAEAHVLPAAQISYADALKIKAYLNSASRPTARILYKGTVIGDDRAPVVAGFSSRGPSSVTPGILKPDIIGPGVNILAAWPVSVDNQTRSKSTYNMISGTSMSCPHLSGVAALLKSAHPDWSPAAIKSAIMTTAYQANLGGNPIQDERFLPADIFATGSGHVNPSRANDPGLIYDIQPNDYIPYLCGLNYTNQQVSLIVQQRVDCSRVSSIPQSQLNYPAFSIVLGSTPQTYTRTVTNVGEPKSLYNVQIVSPAGVVVKVEPAKLSFSRLGQKLSYRVTFTRSAARLKSVVAQGSINWNSGAKHSVRSPIAVIFGQ from the coding sequence ATGCAACAGAAGGCTGGTTTCATCTCTGCACGTCCCGAACAAATTTTTCCCTTGCATACGACGCATTCTCCCAACTTCTTGGGATTGAACCAGAACTTGGGATTCTGGAATGCTTCAAATTATGGGAAGGGTGTTATTATTGGAGTACTAGACACCGGAATTTTACCTGACCACCCATCATTCAATGACGAAGGGCTGCTGCCCCCTCCTGCTAAATGGAAGGGGGAGTGTCAGTTCAGTTCCAGGGCCTGTAACAACAAGCTGATTGGAGCTAGATACTTCAGAAGCGGTAGTGGATCCCCATTGGATGAGGATGGTCACGGCACGCATACGGCTAGTACAGCTGCCGGAAATTTTGCTGGACGTGCCAATATATTTGGCAATGCTAATGGCACGGCTGCTGGGATCGCACCTCATGCTCATTTGGCAATTTACAAAGTATGTACCCCCCAAGGTTGTACGGAGAGTGATATAATTGCTGCCATGGATGCTGCCATTGAGGATGGCGTGGATGTACTTTCTTTGTCCCTCGGTGGTCCATCGCTCCCGTTCTACATTGATAATATTGCACTCGGCGCTTATAGAGCGACGGAGAAGGGAATATTTGTCAGCTGCTCAGCTGGAAACAACGGTCCAGTTAATCAGTCTCTATCGAATGAGGCCCCGTGGATCCTGACAGTTGGGGCTAGTACCATAGACAGGAAAATAAGCGCGATTGTGGTGCTTGGAAACAATGAGGAATTAGACGGTGAATCAGCTTTTCAGCCTAAGGATTTCTCTCCGACAAAAGTCTTCGAGCTGGCTCTTCCTGGAGGGAGTAGCAGCGAATTTACCACATCGTTCTGCAGCGAGGATGAATTCACTGCTGATGTTAGAGGAAAGATAGTGCTATGTGAAATAGGCGGATCAGTTCGGAGGACTGCGAAAGGAGCAGCAGTAAAAAATGCTGGTGGCGCCGCCATGATTCTATTGAACCAAGAACCACAAGGGTACACCACACAGGCGGAAGCCCATGTTCTCCCTGCAGCACAGATCAGTTATGCAGATGCCCTCAAAATCAAAGCCTATCTAAATTCAGCTTCCAGGCCCACTGCCAGAATCTTGTATAAAGGAACTGTAATAGGCGATGATCGTGCTCCAGTTGTTGCTGGATTTTCCTCCAGGGGACCTAGTTCTGTGACCCCTGGAATTCTCAAGCCTGATATTATTGGCCCTGGTGTTAACATCCTTGCAGCTTGGCCTGTCTCTGTCGACAATCAGACCAGGTCAAAGTCAACATATAACATGATCTCAGGAACCTCAATGTCATGCCCTCATCTCAGTGGCGTCGCAGCATTACTTAAAAGTGCGCATCCTGATTGGTCACCGGCTGCCATTAAGTCCGCTATTATGACAACTGCATATCAAGCAAACCTTGGGGGAAACCCAATTCAGGATGAAAGGTTTCTTCCAGCGGATATCTTCGCCACTGGTTCAGGCCATGTCAATCCATCACGAGCTAACGATCCCGGCCTAATTTATGATATCCAACCTAATGACTATATACCATACTTGTGCGGCTTGAATTACACGAACCAACAAGTTAGCCTCATCGTTCAACAAAGGGTGGATTGCTCGAGAGTGTCTAGCATTCCTCAGTCCCAGCTAAACTATCCCGCTTTTTCCATTGTACTTGGATCAACTCCTCAGACTTATACAAGAACTGTGACCAACGTTGGTGAGCCTAAATCGTTGTACAACGTGCAGATCGTTTCTCCTGCCGGTGTTGTTGTGAAAGTTGAACCTGCTAAACTTAGTTTCTCCCGTCTGGGCCAGAAATTGAGCTACAGAGTGACATTCACCCGATCGGCTGCACGGTTGAAGAGCGTTGTTGCTCAAGGATCTATAAATTGGAACTCTGGCGCCAAGCATTCTGTCAGGAGCCCAATAGCAGTTATATTTGGACAATAA